The genomic stretch aactctttggtaatgccgaactcatactcttccttgggcttgtttagttcgtaccccatcacttgCCGCAAAAGCCCAGGCCTAGGCCGTTCCGCCTGATGATTGTGTGCATGCAGAGGAAGGCCGGTTTGCGGCCGTGGGCGACGGCGAGGAATATAGGTTGTTGTCATTTATACTATTTAGTATAATGTTAATATTGTCCTTTATTTCTAAATTAACTTAATTGGaagttataaatataaataataagaaATGTGAAGTAGATGAATTACTATAGAGAGCTAAAAACACTAGTGTGTAATGAATAATATAGAGCTAAAAACACTAATGCTCGTGCAACTTATGCTCAAATGTGGGAGCCTTTATCACATTCTATACAAAGCGTTTACTATTTGGTTTTAATAGAAAATACTTTCTTCCTCttataaaaatagatattttAGGATAAGTAATGCATGGTTGGTCAAATAGgaaaaagatttaaaaaaaagtgattaGAGTATTATTAGAAAAGAATAGAATGCAtctcattaaaaagaaaaaaaaaatgtctaCAATAAAAATGGGTACAACTCTAATAagacagactaaaatggaatGAATGTTTATTTCATGAGACGTATGGTGTATAAAAATGAGTATGAGATAAATATTATTGTAGTGTATACAAAAATAAAGAATGGGCCTTAGAGTATGCTCAATGGGTAGCGCCACTCATTTGTATGTGTACTCCCGGCTAATGTGTCATCTCTGAATTACCCGCTATTACTTTTTATAATGAAATAGAATTTCGATTTTCCtttttaatactccatttgCCTGTTCTATTTGAATTATGTCCTTTTTTTGGGCTACTATACggttcatttctttttttaagcAAAAAACAAATCTTCTCTTCTACTTAATTCTTTTCTTCATTCCTggtttattttttctctttatttaataCAATTTCATTAAATCTCGTGTCCAATAGAAATATCTCTACTACATAGGAACACAAGAAGTCTTATTTTCTGTTCAAAGTTGATatctactccctctgtccaccatttaaagagcccttttgccattttgatttgtccacgatttatagaaccatttactttattccactttgatttgtccacgatttatagaaccatttactttattccacttttagtattcaaactccacattccaccaactttttatactcataatccaatataaaactaatactttaaatgggtctcacattccactcacattcaccttttactttttttttttcataaagtcaaacaatttcttaaaatttgtgccaaGTCAAAACGGCTCTTTAAATCGTGGACGGATACTCATGTAAATATTCCATTTCTTTCCACTCCATTCAAACATCATTACATCAAGATCATTTTCTACttcaaattattaaaatttcttctttttttccaaATTAGTGAATATAATCCCGGAAAACCGTGAATCACGCGTAAGccaagcctcctagctcaactggttgagaagggaggcaaggataccgcgtcATCCTAGAGGTAGCGTGTTCGACCCCTAGGAGgcgcatcttggggattaatttccctgggGCCTAGTGGATTCACTGTCGTGACTCCAGAGCTTCGGGAGGTGATTAAGCATGTACCCGTGCCTGGACCCAGGAGCTGGAGGAGGTGAAAAATCTTGGACCCGTTCCTACGGGGCTGGTGGACCCATTGGGTCCCACCTTGACAACGAAGCGCGTCTTgataagacgcttcacctccgaccgttaggccgggggtccgagtcacttcgggggtagGTCGGGGTACCACCGTCGATCCTcctttaaatatataaaaaaaaaaccgtGAATCACGCGTAATGAATGAAATGGGTCAAAATATGTTTAAACTAAAGTTGATAATGAATAGTAATACCACTTTAACTCTATTTATGACCTTTATGTTTAAAAAGAGAGGGATAATACCAAAAACAAACCAGAATTTGCTCTATTTTGTGTTCAATACTCAATAGGACTAAAGACCTCAATTTTCTTGAATCTTTGTTGCCGTGAGAATTTCGACGTAGGAGAAAAAGAGAAGGTAATCAACTTTAGTTTGGATTCTTTAGttaattttaaagaaaataattcagaAATACTTTTAACTTAGAAATAGATATTTACCCAAATTTCTTAAtctgaaaaaggaaaaaagatggTCATATTTTTCTCATTGGTGTTGTTGAGCTAGCCCGAATCAGTATGGGCCTTATCTACATAATTGATGGCGGCCCTAATTTTGACACCTTTTAGGAGTTGAGTTGGCCCAGCTAGTCTTGGACGAGCAAAATCGTCGAGATTTCATGTGCGATTCTATTAAGACATTAAGCTGAACGCGTTTCTTCCCCACACCACAATCAAAGATATGAACAACAATGACTGCCTAAAAATTATCCTTTAGCAGATAATCATTGATGGCCGCTCAGCTCTCCGGCGTCTGGCTTAACAGCTCCGCCGCCTCGCTCACCGGAGAGTTACTCCACCGCCGGTTTAGCCGTTCTCCGTTAGCGGTGGTCTCCGCCGTTCATCCTTCTACTTCTTCGCCCACAATCCAGGCACGACACATTGCTCAGCCTTGTTAACCTATTTTTCTCTTCTGTTCATTTCTGATTTTCATTGCGTATGTAGTGATTTGGCCAGCGTTTtgattttattgaataaaagcGTGTAGCTACGATATGCTAAGTATGTTAAATTactaaattgttcaaatatgtAAATACAttcaatttattcatttttttctcattGTTTTGTTGTCCGAACTGGAGGTTTTAGTGATTTTAAGTATTTTCTCCCTCAACTGTCATATGAACTAATAGTACTACTTAGCAATTTTCTCCCTCAAATGTTAATATTGTcctttaaaatattatatggatctattttgttgaaatatatagtagtatatcacTTATAGCCAAAGATGCCTGCAGATTGTTAGTGGAAGAAATTTGGGGTGGAATGGAATGGACAGCTCAAAGCTCAGTAGCACTTTGGATGTTGATTCTGAAGAATTTGACTGGGCGGAATTAGAACGAGACCTTTATCACTGGACAAAAGTGTTACGTCCAGTTCAGGTAGGAATAAGGTGTGGTCTTAACAACCAATCTTTGGCAACTATGCTTGATTCCCGTGGCATCTACTGAGgctgaaatttatttttttgtgttcgAAATACTGTTGGAAATCATAGTGGTATCCTGGTCACATTGCAAAAACAGAAAAGGAACTCAAGGGCCAGCTGAAATTGATGGATGTTGTGATAGAAGTTCGAGATGCTAGGATTCCAGTTTCCACCAGCCATCCGCAGGTTAAGATCTTCGTGATTTATTGTGTCCTGGAATCCAGGTTACTTCATATATTTTATGCTGATTCTTAGTTTGGTCTCTTAGTTTATGAAGAAATACATTCTAATCTTACAGAAACTTGAGAATCTAAGGTCATAAAATATTGCGAACGTAATGAAGCTCTGTCCGGCTGCTCgaaattataaaattacatCACCTTACAGccttaatattattattaatgccAACCATCTCAAGGCTGATTTTCGAGCCTTGCTGTATCTTTCCTGTGTTTCTATGCTAGGTATTCATTTTTGTTAGACTTTGGTGAATAGATGGATTCATGGTTGGGGAATAGGAAGAGGATTGTTGTTTTGAATCGAGAAGACATGATTTCTAAAGCCGACCGAGATGCTTGGGCTAGTTACTATGCAAGGCAGGGGACAAAAGTTGTCTTCTCAAATGGACAGTTCGGATCGGTATTATTGAATTATCCACCTAAATAGCTGACCTATACCACTGCAACAACTCATTTTTAATGCTTACTCTTAATTTGGGAACATCAGGGTACCTTGAAGCTGACTAGGTTAGCAAAGGAATTAGCAGTTGGAGTTAACATCAAGCGCAAATCCAGAGGACTGCTTCCTCGTCCTGTGAGTTGTTTATAATTATTCTATTCTCTGTTGCTATCATTCTGTTAAAATTTTTGGTCATTCTTGTAGCAAATGTACAAGCTATCATTACTAGATTTGTATTGTTGACAAATTTGTCTTGAGTTGAGTTTACATTGGCCCTGTGTTTAAGTCAATTATATAACTGTAAATGCGTATGAGCTATGAACTCGGTGAGATTGGTCACTGAAATTGATGCCTATTAGTTGTAATATCTCTGGCCATGATTGAACATAATTTGCTCTCATTAGTGGGTATTCAATAGTAATGCTCCTTTCATCTCATAATAACTACCATCCTTAACATTTGAAATTTacaatctttctatttttgatgAGTGAATAAGGATATATGAATACgactaattttttataattacttTTCCAAGTACATTAGGTACATTTTTTCTGAATTGTTACTATGCATGAAAAGGAACACAGACTATATTTTTGGGGCAAAGGGAATACATCCCTTTTCACCTATATCTTTAACCAGTATGTTAGATCAGATGTGATCTAGTATTTAATTCAGTTACAAGAAGACATAAGTAAACAAGGTTCTAACTCTTAAATTTTATAGCATCTGTTACGCATGTATTATTAATTACTATCATCCGAGGTTCATGCATTTCTTTTACAGGTTCGAGCTGGAATAGTGGGCTATCCAAATGTTGGTAAATCGTCTCTGATAAACCGGTTGCTCAAGCGTCGGATGTGTCCTGCAGCCCCAAGACCAGGTGTTACAAGAGAACTCAAGTATGTTCTATCCTTGTGGTGTTATCTATATAAACTAGACTTTGGAAAGATACAAAAGAGTATATGTGCTTTTGTGAGGGTTTCAGAATCCTGACTGGCTATGATGAAATTCCAGGATCAGGCTCCATTTGCTGCTCCATAATATAGAAAATAGGGTAGCTATCATCACACTTATCACAATTCAAAGTACAAATAGTTTCAAATTAATAGAACACACATGATGCCAGTCTTTTCCTCCTATGTAACATAGATTCTAATATTAATTTTGGTATAAAAGG from Salvia splendens isolate huo1 chromosome 4, SspV2, whole genome shotgun sequence encodes the following:
- the LOC121801348 gene encoding DAR GTPase 3, chloroplastic-like, producing MAAQLSGVWLNSSAASLTGELLHRRFSRSPLAVVSAVHPSTSSPTIQIVSGRNLGWNGMDSSKLSSTLDVDSEEFDWAELERDLYHWTKVLRPVQWYPGHIAKTEKELKGQLKLMDVVIEVRDARIPVSTSHPQMDSWLGNRKRIVVLNREDMISKADRDAWASYYARQGTKVVFSNGQFGSGTLKLTRLAKELAVGVNIKRKSRGLLPRPVRAGIVGYPNVGKSSLINRLLKRRMCPAAPRPGVTRELKWVRFGNDLELLDSPGIIPMRIDDQSAAVKLAICDDIGERSYDVSEVAAILVQTLSRLPEVGNEALQDRYKVETEGRAGRIFVQKLALRLFNGDTNQASFRILSDFRKGKFGWVALERPPR